The sequence CTGATCAAAATTCTACTGGTACCACGACAGGTGAACAGAGTGAATCTCTTAATGTCGATGAACAAAAATGGGGAGATAATGCCTCTTGGTCGATTAAAGATGATGTGCTTTATTTAAATGGTACTGAAATATCTGATAATGAAAAGGGAGATCTCACAGTTCCGTGGTCTCAATATTATGAACAAATTAAAAAGGTTGTAATTAATTCTGATAATAATAGTAAATTACTACTTCCAAGTAATTCTAGTTATTTATTTGCAAATATGACGAATGTAACTGAAATTGGTGGGCTTAATAAGTTGGATGTGTCTAAAGTTGATAGTTTTGAAGGGATGTTTGCAGAAGATAATTTTCTTCTTAATATAGACTTAAGTAGTTTTGAGCCTAATCAGGAAAAAGAGTTAAATCTTTCAAAGATGTTTAATGATGATTTTCGTTTGCATGAGGTAGATATAAGCAAATTTACGAATTCGAATGACAATATAAAAAATATATTTTATAAAACTAATCGATTGTATCAAATTAAGATTTCTGGTTTGGATTTTTCCAAGGATTCAGGTCTTGATGTGGATTCATGGATAAACCCAAATGATGAAAAAGAAAATCAAGCAGAATATCCACAGGGTGGAACAGATGTTAGTACTTGGAATTTGAAAGTAAGTGAAAAAAATATGAGTGAGACCTTTTTTACTTTCGGATTGTATTCTAATAAAAGTGTTACGTTAAATAGTGATGACTTAGAGGATTCTGAACCTTCAGGAGATTATAGTTCTATGCTTGCTTCTGATTTTTCGGGAGAAAAGCTTTTTATGGGAGCATTAACAATTAAAAAGAGTGTTTTTTCTTATGTAGGGCAAACCATAACAATTCAGGCTCCAAGTATTTCCGGATATACGGCAA comes from Companilactobacillus pabuli and encodes:
- a CDS encoding SLAP domain-containing protein, with the translated sequence MKKLVKTLIYSLAVFIGIFGMGQLNVLADDSDQNSTGTTTGEQSESLNVDEQKWGDNASWSIKDDVLYLNGTEISDNEKGDLTVPWSQYYEQIKKVVINSDNNSKLLLPSNSSYLFANMTNVTEIGGLNKLDVSKVDSFEGMFAEDNFLLNIDLSSFEPNQEKELNLSKMFNDDFRLHEVDISKFTNSNDNIKNIFYKTNRLYQIKISGLDFSKDSGLDVDSWINPNDEKENQAEYPQGGTDVSTWNLKVSEKNMSETFFTFGLYSNKSVTLNSDDLEDSEPSGDYSSMLASDFSGEKLFMGALTIKKSVFSYVGQTITIQAPSISGYTANPNTVKIKLKTFNGDPNKIGAYVLDVSKSEKSFAVIQNGNRMENNYTIYYTKNPSAPTVTSKFTHKLQTLTTYPDQDSADIYDEDGNLSKTVALSPNSNWQTDEYMTIKGEKYYRVATNEFVKASDIYLYKDKDSVVRTHDGADYISLDNSHGDTVTNRALAVKTDWKIDKVIKINNEDYYRVATNEFVKADNVDVIR